ATGCCCCCATTCCCGCTCGATGCGTTCGAACACTGCTTCCAATTCACCGGGTTTAGAGACATCCAGAGGCAGGAACATCGCTGCCCCCAGTTCGTTCGCCAGAGGCTCGACATAAGGTTTGGCCTTCTCGTTGAGGTAGGTGATCGCCACTTCAGCACCCACCTCACGGAAAGCCGTGGCGCAACCGTAGGCAATGGAGTGCTCGTTTGCAATCCCGACCACTAGCGCTTTTTTGTCTTTAAGAGCCGGTCGTGGAATCTCTATTTTCATTTTCAAGCTCCCGATGCCTCAAGCAGGCGGAGGGTGTGACGCGCAATCATCAATTCTTCGTAGAGACTCGTTTTTCACAATTCCTCTTCATCATTTTCGAGGCTTACAGGCACTGGGCTTACCTTCCAGATTTCGTCGCAGTATTGTCGAATCGTACGATCGGATGAAAACTTTCCCATTCGAGCTGCATTGAGGATGGACATTCGTGCCCAGGCGTCTTGATCTCTGTATGTTTGGCTGACACGGACCTGACAGTCCACGTATGATTGATAATCCGCGAACAGCAGGTACTCGTCATGATAAAGCAGCGAATCCACAAGAGGTTTGAACAATTCGGCGTCCCCTGGAGAGAAATGTCCGGACGCGATTAGATCGATGACAACCTTCAATCGATCATTCCCTTCGTATAGAGCACGTGCCTGATAACCCCGAGATTTAAGGTCATATACCTCCTCGGCTGTCAGCCCGAATAGGAAGAAATTCTCAGGACCGACTTCTTCTCTGATCTCCACATTGGCACCGTCCAAAGTGCCAATGGTGAGCGCTCCATTCATCGAAAATTTCATGTTACCAGTTCCTGAAGCCTCCTTGCCGGCAGTGGAGATTTGTTCGGAGAGATCTGCCGCAGGGTAGATCAACCGGGAATTCTTCACGTTGAAATTGGGGAAGAACACCACCTTGATGCGATCTCGTACGTCCGGATCGTTGTTCACCACATCCGCTACTGCGGTGATAAGTCTGACGATCAACTTTGCCATAAAGTATCCGGGTGCAGCCTTTCCTCCGAAAATAAAGGTTCGTGGCACAATATCTATGTCCGGATTCCGTTTGAAAAGGCTGTACAGTGTGAGGATATGCAGCACGTTAAGGTGTTGTCGTTTGTATTCATGTAGACGTTTCACCTGGATATCGAAAAGCGAGGCCGGATCCACGACAATTCCGGTATGATTACGGATCGCATTGGCTAAATCAGTTTTGTTAAGCCTTTTGACGTGACTCCACTCTGTCTTGAAGTCTTTGTCATCTACATAAGCCTCAAGTTTTCGGAGTTGATCCAGGTTCTTGATCCAGGTATCTCCAATGCTTCGGGTAATCAAATCTGCCAGTCTCGGATTGCTCAACACAAGAAAACGTCTCGGGGTTACGCCATTGGTCTTGTTGCTGAACTTTTCCGGGAAGAATTCGTAGAAATCACGGAGCACATCCTTTTTCAGCAACTCCGTATGGAGCTCTGCCACACCATTTATAGCGAAACTGCCGACAGACGCGAGGTTCGCCATACGGACGTATTTTTCTCCGCTCTCATCGATTAAGGACATCCGGGCCGCACGATCTTCATCTCCTACGTATCTCGCTCGAACTTTTTCCAGAAATCGGTGATTGATCTCAAAAATGATTTCCACGTGCCGGGGAAAAAGCGAGCGGAACAATGGTAAAGGCCATTTCTCCAACGCTTCGGGCAGCAGTGTGTGATTAGTATACCCGAACGTCTTCCGGGTGACCTCCCATGCCTCGTCCCATTCGGTTCCGTGTTCATCGATGAGGAGGCGCATGAGTTCGGGTACCGCCAAAGTGGGATGCGTGTCATTTAACTGGACTGAAAAAATTTCGTGAAATCGTGTCGCTGACACATTCCCCATGGAACATATTCTGAGCATGTCCTGCAAGGAGCAGGACACAAAGAAATACTGTTGTTCCAGACGGAGTTGCTTGCCTTGCGCAGGTTCGTCGTTCGGATAGAGCACTTTCGTAAGGTTTTCCGAATGGACC
The sequence above is a segment of the Desulfomonile tiedjei DSM 6799 genome. Coding sequences within it:
- a CDS encoding glycogen/starch/alpha-glucan phosphorylase; its protein translation is MDKKVDNGQQKQDLWGSRRGLSLDALKRGFLDHLRYSQGRIPKIATLNDQYMALAYTVKDRLLHRWIRSAETYMKGRLRAVSYLSAEFLLGPQLANNLINLGIYEEVRETFEAAGGDWNALLEHEPEPGLGNGGLGRLAACFLDSLATLQIPSIGYGIRYEFGIFSQTIQDGKQIETTDKWLSLGNPWESHRPEIAYEVKLGGHTEHFQDQDGRLRIRWVPSHVVRGVAYDTPVLGYKVNTCNTLRLWKAEAAESFDFQAFNVGDYYRAVEEKVHSENLTKVLYPNDEPAQGKQLRLEQQYFFVSCSLQDMLRICSMGNVSATRFHEIFSVQLNDTHPTLAVPELMRLLIDEHGTEWDEAWEVTRKTFGYTNHTLLPEALEKWPLPLFRSLFPRHVEIIFEINHRFLEKVRARYVGDEDRAARMSLIDESGEKYVRMANLASVGSFAINGVAELHTELLKKDVLRDFYEFFPEKFSNKTNGVTPRRFLVLSNPRLADLITRSIGDTWIKNLDQLRKLEAYVDDKDFKTEWSHVKRLNKTDLANAIRNHTGIVVDPASLFDIQVKRLHEYKRQHLNVLHILTLYSLFKRNPDIDIVPRTFIFGGKAAPGYFMAKLIVRLITAVADVVNNDPDVRDRIKVVFFPNFNVKNSRLIYPAADLSEQISTAGKEASGTGNMKFSMNGALTIGTLDGANVEIREEVGPENFFLFGLTAEEVYDLKSRGYQARALYEGNDRLKVVIDLIASGHFSPGDAELFKPLVDSLLYHDEYLLFADYQSYVDCQVRVSQTYRDQDAWARMSILNAARMGKFSSDRTIRQYCDEIWKVSPVPVSLENDEEEL